In Takifugu flavidus isolate HTHZ2018 chromosome 1, ASM371156v2, whole genome shotgun sequence, the DNA window ATGTGCAAGGCAGGCTAATTATATTagcatggaggaggaggacatcaaGAGCAGCCAGGCTAATGTGacataaataatacattcaAGTATTGTTTTTAAGATTAAACCCTTCATCACAACATGACGGTGGTACTAATCTTCTAactttttggagaaaaaaagcgACTACCAAACTTTTCAATCCATAGATTCCATCAGTTTACCTTTAAATACTGAATTAGCAGGAGACGTGTATGCAGATGTATCTGTGAGTACGCATTCATGCTATTGtgaaaacacttttatttaatgaaaGTTAAAATGTCAAAGATGTTAAAGAATGTTAAACATTAAggacaaagaaaacagaaagctACGAGGCTGCGAGTTTGTGAATCCTATTAATGGAGATTTGGTTGTTTCTTTAAAGCTAAAATGGAGGTGTTTTTGGTGGATCAGAGGAGCGCCCAGCTGTGTCCACTAATGCACCACAACTCCAATTGATTACTTTGATTGAAGGCTACTTCTCAAAACACTAAACGTGTGAAAGGTCAATCGCGATCTGTCTTGGCCGCCAAAATTATGCATTTGCCTTGACCGCCAAAATATCGCCCCTTTGTGCTCCGTCTCATTGTATCCAAATAGGGGTATTCAAATGTGGATGTGGTCGAGAGGGACAACATCTGTCTTTCCTGTGGACATATGTAAAGCACCGTACCAATTGTCGATTTTGGAGGGATCCTGCTTTTTAGTTAAGTTTTCCCTCCAAATTGATTCAGCCAATTAGAAGCTGTGTGGGGGCTGGGAGAGCTGCAAACAAGACGGACAGCGGAGAACCTCTGTCTGACCCCCAGCTGGGCTCCAAAAACACAGCGCATCCAAGCCTGGAGGCATTACCATAGCGATACTGGGCTGCTGATAACAATACACTCATTTGGATTTCAGACTACAGGATTGGGAGATCAATCATTAATTGCAGCTAATAAGAGCCGTAAATGTGGTGTGAAGTATGTTGGACATGGCGTCTCCACAAAACCAACATCAGAACTGGTTTTCCCTTCAAAACCAAGCGGGACCGAACCATTTACACATTATGTCCATGTAGGTTCTCATTAATGTTAATCCGTGAAGGTCAAGCAAAGGGCCAACCTTTGATTTGCTCACTAGATTTTACAAATCAAAGCAGATAACAGTAAACTCTCCCACCTACTGACATGCTGCTGTAGTGactccagatgttccagatgcAATATGAATTTCTAATGACTGCCTTTTAAAGTAAATAGCCTCACATGGTGGCTTCTGCCCGCAGAGGGCTGTGAGACATTAAGGCTGGTGCAGCATCAACATTGTCTCTGTGGGAGTAGGGCACCGTTGTCTGTATACGGTCAGACGGACAGAGACCAACCTCCTTGTTAGGACGAGGGACAAATGGTTATTGTTTTACGGTGAGGAAGAGGACTGTTGGAAAGTTGGAAGATACTGTCATCACCAGCAGATACAGGCGGCACTTTTAACCCATGCATGGCAGGTTCAGCATGCATTACAGTCTCCCTCCCAGTGACCACTAGGATTAGGAAAATGCTGAAATAAACTTAGTGTGGTTCACAGTACAGAGATGCCTGCTGCAAACATACTACATTTAAAGCAAGGACAAGCACAGAAAAGCAATCAACCCCAAGTGTGAGTGACTAAGGAGATAATACAATAGAAAGAAGGGTCCATTTTAGACACCTGCAGCTTCTTCCCTCCATTTTCCTAATGAGGAAATTCCCAAAGTCCCCAGGGCACCCAGCtgtcacctctgaccccagacgCTATAATTAGGTTATATTCATGTGCATTCATGAAGTGGACTGTTGATGTGTGGAGTCATCAAAAAGATTCAGACAAAGCTCTCCACAAAACACATCATATATGTCAAATTAcggagaaaaaaacatgtttaggCAGAAtaaaatgagggaaaatgaGGGCGTCGCAGTTTGTGCCGTCCTGATTGGAGCGACACCGGCAGCAACAGTTAAAGTGTACGCAATGAGATGTGTAACGGTGCAGCTAAGTGACCCATTACATGTTTAGAAAAGCATTAGAAAGCATTCTCAGGCCGTGCGGGTGCGTTCGCAGCTGCGTTTGCCGTCAACCCTCTCTGACACTGTTGATCTGCTGCAGGCCCGCCTGTGCTCCGTTTCCCACTGGGCTTTAcgctaacacagtcacacaaacTGAGATGAGAGGCAGGCGGAGGACTCTACTGTcatacaaacaaacacatgcacaaacaggACCCTGAGAAAGTGCAATGAGAGAGCAGGTGTCACTTTTCACATGTGGTTCTCATGGGGGCCTGAAGGGTAAATATCCtcatcacttttttttcctcaaactcCCCTGTGCTGGTTCTTCTGGGACTCTTCACCTGGACGGGGAGGTGGGAAATCGATGCCTTTGGTGCTCTCACAGACTCCTCACTTGGAGCCCCTTTAAGGTCTTCTTTACGGGAACtatccatcaccatcacaagTAACGGATCTAAAATGATACAAAAAAATGggcactgttgtcatggttacagCTTTGAATACAGTTGCGAACCAGCTGCCCTGTAATTATAGACAGAACAGATACAAGACGTGGAGGCAATCACAACAACAGGCGCTTAGTACACAGTGTGTGCTTCAACTCGTGTTTTCAggcaaaaataaaccaaatttgAAGATATTTGCTCTATTTCCAACTTGACATGCAACAATTTAAAGGCTGCAACAGCCTTTATTATTAATTCTCATTTAGTTGTAACATGGAAAAACATTCACATGTGTGGCCCTGTTTTCACATCTGCTTCAACATCATTTCCCACGACAAACTCACcaggcaagaaaaaaaaataacaaccaaAAAACCTCAACACAGCAGAATCCTGCGGTGGGAAGGGCATATTTTCTGCCACCCCGAATGTAGGCTGATTACCAGAGTCTCCGGACAAGGTCTCAGATCTCATTACCAGCAGATAGATGACGCtgtgcaggaaaacaaacagcagcgatGTCAGATCGAGCGGATTAGCGACGAGGTGCCATGGGAAGCTGCTTAAATGCCTGGGAACGAGGACATGTCAGCTTCTCAGTGTAGATTGGGTCTCTGGTGTTTTAGCTGAGAACTGCAATctattttcaataaaatgaaatatatgtACAGCTCAATTCACCTCTTTGTTCTCAAAATGTAGATACTTTGTTTTTCCAAACAGAGGATGTGTTCAAATCAACCATTAGGATATTCGTACGAATGCAAACATGAATAAATTTTCGTTAAAAGGACCTGAAACTGTGAGAACACCCAGGAAATATACAGGGTAACAACATCAAGGTCCCATAAATGCCAGTAACACCACACTGTTGCTACATCCTCCCTGTGTAAGCATGCACAGAATAAATAGATACCACTCTCGCACACGCGTGCAAACACAGCGTCGCTGTTTGAAGACACTCTCATTGGCAGTTTGgtgaaaacatgtaaaaaacTTTGGAAGAATGAGGACAAAAGAGGAGTGTTTCATTTGAGTCAAGGTTTGCATTCTTCTTGTCGCGGAAATTAAACAACCAGATCTGATGGTTCTCACACTCATACAGACACTAAAAATCTTAAGTTGAGTTAAAATGTCAGAATGTTAAGCAATTTATTCAAACTAAAGCATACTGCAGACATGTCTTGATCATTAGGAGATATATTTGATACAGGATTTAAAGTTTAATGTTAACGTTGTTTAATGTGAGCTGaatgcaaacaaaaccaaatgaagTAAACTTTACTAGAAAACTTTAAAGGTAGACTGAGGCTCCTTATTTTTAGTCTTTATGATAAAAGTACTTGGGGTGTAAACATATTTAAAAGAGGAAATTTATCAAATTATATGTAAAATTGAAAACGATAAAACAGCAGTCGAATAACAATTAGCTTGAAAATACTGTGAATTTTGAGGAAACAGGTAACAGAAATCAAGTTACTACACATAGTAAATAAAAGGTCACATTTACTGTATTTCaatctgtaggggactgggctgggAAGCCCTGGTTGTATCCAAAAGTTGGAAGAGCcaaggtacctttgagcaaagTACCAAACCCTCAAATGCTCAGTTAAACCCTGCAGCTCCCTGCCCTCGTCCATATGCAGCTGCTATAGGCTCCAGTGCCCTCCCCGCTACCCTGCTAGGGAAACCCATGGGGGAAAGGATACATCGATGTGCAGATACTAGGTTTTCCGTAGGTCAAACACATTATGCTGGCCGTGACTTAGGCGATAATATGACAGACTTTATTTCtaatcctcaaacacacactgggggattttttttcagtgatgaaaatgctgagtgtgtgtcttcatGCAGCCATCAAACCATATCAAATGTGTTTAATCTCAGCCTGAAGTGGTTCGTGCTCATGAACTCAGCCTTGTGTAAGTGCTGCATGTGTCCAGGTCACACCAGGGTAAAAATCCATGCATCTCCATCCAACCACCCTCACCTGGACACATGTGGACACTATCATTTCTTTACGACTAATCTTTGTATCACTTGTGTGCACTTTCCATCCCCTTTCCTCCAGGCTTTTTTAGATGCCGCCACTTTGAGCTGGGCTGCGGAAAACAAAGCACCATGCCGCTGCAGACAATAAAGCAGCTGGAtttctgcacatgtgcctttgtGTTGCTCTGAGGCCCTGTCATAACTCCGTTAGACAGACCGAGACGcattattttcacacacacacacacggacgtaCAAGTCATTGGCTTGTGGAGATGGATGGCGGCGTTCGCACAAAAGAATATTTGATTTGGTTATAAATACCATATCATgaaagagcagcacagcagggcAAAGGGCAAAGGCCACAAAAACCAGAGGAGGCGCAaaatcttcatcatcatcaccaccagatAGGGTGTCTCAAACTCAGGGTAGTGTCACTCAGCTGTCAGCGGTGCTTTATATCCTCCGTTCAGCCTGTTTGGCTTAAGCTATAATGAATATGATACATTTGCAGAGTGCTTAAGAGGTCTGGAAAAGGCCAGAATCCTTTTAAAGGCCATTAAAGTAAGTTTGATGAGTGCTGTTATGGGCCGATTGTGTTGAAAAACGAGAAATGAAAAATTCCCTTATGTCTCTATTTAAAACTCTGGAACTCTATAATTGTCCCATTTTAACATCAACATGGAGAAACTAACGTTGAGATTAACGATATTTGAATATAAACAAACTTTTGTCAGCTCTCTCCTCTGGGATAATTGGTCTTTTTGTCTGGCACAATGGTGAAGTGAAACTGTCGCGGATCCCGCAGGtcagaggccccgccccctccgcgGCGTGAGTGGTTTAAAGTTTCACTCTCTGCTCGCTGATTGGTCCGCCAAGTTTGGCCGAGGCCCCATAAAGTTGGGACCTCTGCGACTCCCGGACGCACATCAGCAGCCAGAAAAAGTGTCGGAGTTTTTCTCTTATCTCCCATTTCAGGATAAGAGGAATTATGGAGCTTGTATTTACAGAAAATTTAGCTTAATTTGAGGGGGGTTTTCTTGACTGTTAGGATATCGCAGATTTGtacgatttttttttcttttaaaagttgcataacttaaaaaaaaacccttaaacATGTCTGTTTCTGGGGTTTGGATTAATGCAGTCGGGATTTTCCTTTTTGGCCTTTTTAATCTGGCGATTTCAAACTACTCGGAAGACCAGtgcagctggagagggaggtgagTATCCCATGCTGGCACATTTTCACAGCCATTTTAATGGGGGGAACAGAAGAAATATAAGACGTTAGATGCAAGAAGAAGgaatttttatttcaaaattgcattttttgatgcttgttgttgttgcggCACAGTGAATATGTTTGCGGTGCTCTGCAGCGATTGTGCCTGGAGGGTGTCTACAGGAGACatggagaatgtgtgtgtgcgtgtgtgtgtgtgaagggggaggggggggggggggggtccagactAAGAGGAGACTGAAGGATTAACTGAAAATTCTCCTAAAAACACAGAGTTTCTTTGCATTAAATTGTTTAAGTTTGATTAGAGATGCAGCGTTGGCGCTTGTTTCCATATTTGCCAATAGGCGGCGCCCTACACAAACTGTCATGTTACGTGTAGATACCTATTTGTATaattttaaatcagatttcaTCTAAAGAGTGCATCTAATCAAGGTCTTTAATCCTGTCCTTGCAGTGGGTTGTCCcagcagcagggcagcgtgGAGCAGATCTCCCTGCACTGCTCGGAGGGCAGGCTGGACTGGCTCTATCCCAAAGGGGCCCTGCGTGTCAGCCTCTCACCCCGGCTGCCCTCTGTGGCCGTGGgccccggcagcagcagctctggcctCATCACGGCGTGTGTCAAGCCCTCGGAGGAATTCCACGGAGCCCAGCTGTACCTGGAAAGAGATGGGGTTCTGGAGCTCCTGGTAGGGGACAGGCTAGAGTCCTCCCCACCACCGAGGGTTCGCTGCTTCAGCCGGCTTCCTGGGGAGAGGGTGGCTCTCTTCCTGCAGGCTACCCCCCACCAGGACATCAGCAGGCGGATCGCCTCGTTCCACTATGAGCTGAGGGGAGACTGGACCGCTCACCTGTCGCTGGACTCTCAGCCCATCAATGTGGAAGGTGAGTCATGTTTCCAGGCACCGTCACAGTGGCGCCTCCACAACTGCAGCTGGTTTCCTGGTCACTGTCTTTATTTAGAAGAATTAGGCCCAAACTGTTGAAAtatgaggagaaaataaaaatcaaaccaaCAGGAAGAATGTTGAcactttatttaacattttatatatGTCCACACTTATTAAAGGACTAACTGTTCCTCACTCAGACCTTTGTGGACTTCCCACAGACGGGAGGTGGAAGTGGCCAAAGTTTTCCCAGAGGTGTGCTGGTTTGGACTGGGAGAAGCCTTGGAACTAGTTTATGTGTGTGagactgggagggggggcacaaaAGCACAGTATGTGGGGCTTTCTCCAGAGTCCACAGCCCTTTGAATTGTTGGAGCCTGAGTATTCTGGGATTACTGCTGTCGCCTAGGCGACGGGGAGGCCTCTGCCCAGCTGAGATGCTCTACTCTTTTGTTGAACTGCCTCTCTGTGGGGAGACATGTCTGCAGTAGAGAACCCCCCTCCCCTACATTTCTTTGCACTCTCactcccacacgcacacactgattGAGTTTAGatgcggggggaggggggggatgcGGTCTAGAGAGGAAGGAATCTCATTTATCAGGAGGTTTTCACTAAGGAGGAAAATGTGTGGGGTGGGCAAGGGGCCCCCAAA includes these proteins:
- the metrn gene encoding meteorin, whose product is MSVSGVWINAVGIFLFGLFNLAISNYSEDQCSWRGSGLSQQQGSVEQISLHCSEGRLDWLYPKGALRVSLSPRLPSVAVGPGSSSSGLITACVKPSEEFHGAQLYLERDGVLELLVGDRLESSPPPRVRCFSRLPGERVALFLQATPHQDISRRIASFHYELRGDWTAHLSLDSQPINVEDACRPCNDTEILMAVCTSDFVVRGNIRSVAEDENLRAAVIKVSATRVFRQKYTLFTGNSRVVSRGEIRTLLQCGVKPGPGSFLFTGRVHFGEAWLGCAPRYKDFKQAYISAKAAQLIPCELPVD